From Anas acuta chromosome 11, bAnaAcu1.1, whole genome shotgun sequence, the proteins below share one genomic window:
- the DUSP7 gene encoding dual specificity protein phosphatase 7, producing the protein MKTQVWGSSPRAPMAAAMPCKSAEWLQEELESGGGRSLLLLDCRPHELFESSHIETAINLAIPGLMLRRLKKGNLPIRSIIPNHEDKERFVKRCKADTVLLYDEATADWQDGGAATSVLGLLLQKLRDDGCKAYYLKGGFNKFQTEYSEHCETNLDSSSPNNSPPASVLGLGGLRISSDCSDGESDREPSSATESDGSPIPNNQPAFPVQILPYLYLGCAKDSTNLDVLGKYGIKYILNVTPNLPNMFEHDGEFKYKQIPISDHWSQNLSQFFPEAIAFIDEARSKKCGILVHCLAGISRSVTVTVAYLMQKLNLSLNDAYDFVKRKKSNISPNFNFMGQLLDFERTLGLNSPCDNRSPSEQLYFTTPTNHNLFQLNTLEST; encoded by the exons ATGAAAACGCAGGTCTGGGGGAGCTCCCCGCGGGCGCCCATGGCTGCGGCGATGCCGTGCAAGAGCGCcgagtggctgcaggaggagctggagtcGGGAGGCGGCcggtccctgctgctgctcgaCTGCCGCCCCCACGAGCTGTTCGAGAGCTCGCACATCGAGACCGCCATCAACCTGGCCATCCCCGGGCTGATGCTGCGGCGCCTGAAGAAGGGCAACCTGCCCATCCGCTCCATCATCCCCAACCACGAGGACAAGGAGCGCTTCGTCAAGCGCTGCAAGGCCGACACCGTGCTGCTCTACGACGAGGCCACCGCCGACTGGCAGGACGGCGGCGCCGCCACctccgtgctggggctgctgctccagaaGCTGCGCGACGACGGCTGCAAAGCCTATTACCTGAAAG GTGGCTTTAACAAGTTTCAGACTGAGTATTCGGAGCACTGTGAGACGAACCTTGACAGCTCCTCACCCAACAACTCCCCCCCAGCGTCTGTCCTTGGCCTGGGAGGGCTGCGGATAAGCTCTGACTGCTCAGATGGTGAATCCGACAGAGAACCCAGCAGTGCCACGGAGTCGGACGGGAGTCCCATCCCCAACAATCAGCCTGCCTTTCCAGTCCAGATCCTACCCTACCTGTACCTGGGCTGCGCCAAAGATTCCACCAACTTGGATGTCCTAGGCAAATACGGCATTAAATACATCCTGAATGTGACTCCCAACCTGCCAAACATGTTTGAGCACGACGGAGAGTTCAAGTACAAGCAGATCCCCATCTCAGATCACTGGAGCCAGAACCTCTCGCAGTTCTTTCCCGAGGCCATTGCTTTTATTG ATGAGGCCCGTTCCAAGAAGTGTGGGATCCTTGTTCACTGCCTCGCTGGCATCAGCCGGTCCGTAACGGTCACGGTCGCCTACTTGATGCAAAAACTCAACTTGTCCCTGAACGATGCCTATGActttgtgaaaaggaaaaaatccaaCATCTCCCCAAACTTTAACTTCATGGGCCAGCTCCTGGACTTTGAGAGGACTCTGGGACTCAACAGCCCGTGCGACAACCGCTCGCCCAGCGAACAGCTCTACTTCACCACCCCCACCAACCACAACCTGTTCCAGCTCAACACCCTGGAGTCCACATGA